From Apium graveolens cultivar Ventura chromosome 9, ASM990537v1, whole genome shotgun sequence, the proteins below share one genomic window:
- the LOC141685538 gene encoding uncharacterized protein LOC141685538 yields MHHGDKLSAIVRNGCWFLPRANPRSHHLDPVLVHWLSTFDPLPMSPGPDLLLWDGCDASKTKTWHIWNSIRYKGELVPWHHVVWHRLRVNRYARHQWISFHGRLHILARLHRFGLVDSQQCYLCIYAREIDSHIFHHCSYSRWILYNLMSSLGIDIVGDSWISFLIYLADLPDKHKSIVALCYAQIFCYHVWRERNARAHNSGILGPRKLLKGINKDVYARLQSSTWVSKLVHSRPNLIPCNSL; encoded by the coding sequence ATGCACCATGGTGACAAGCTCAGTGCTATTGTTCGAAATGGTTGTTGGTTTCTTCCGAGAGCAAATCCCAGAAGCCATCATTTGGACCCCGTGCTTGTGCATTGGCTCTCAACTTTTGATCCTCTACCGATGTCTCCAGGCCCTGATTTATTATTGTGGGATGGTTGTGATGCTTCAAAGACAAAAACCTGGCACATTTGGAACTCAATAAGGTACAAAGGAGAGTTGGTTCCTTGGCACCATGTGGTTTGGCATAGGCTTCGTGTCAATCGTTATGCCCGCCATCAATGGATTTCTTTTCATGGGAGGCTCCACATCTTGGCTCGGCTCCATAGATTTGGTCTTGTGGATTCTCAACAATGCTATCTGTGCATTTATGCTCGAGAGATAGATTCACATATCTTTCATCATTGCTCCTACAGCAGATGGATTTTGTACAACCTCATGTCTTCCTTAGGGATTGATATTGTTGGTGACTCTTGGATCAGCTTTCTCATTTACTTGGCTGACCTCCCTGATAAGCATAAGAGCATTGTAGCTCTTTGTTATGCCCAAATTTTTTGCTATCATGTATGGAGAGAGCGCAATGCCCGAGCTCACAATTCTGGTATTCTTGGTCCAAGAAAGCTGCTCAAAGGAATAAACAAAGATGTTTATGCTAGGCTCCAAAGCTCTACATGGGTTTCTAAACTTGTGCATAGTAGGCCaaatcttattccttgtaatAGTTTGTAG